GACATCCACACCGATTCGTCGGCGATGTCGGCGACGTGCACCGCCTGGTGGGTGACGACCAGGACGGTCTTGCCGCTGTCGCGCATCTGCCCCAGCAGGCGGGCCATGGCCTTGGACGATTGCGGATCGAGATTGGAGAACGGCTCGTCCAGCAACAGGACCTTGGGATCGTTCAACGTGGCGCGCGCCAGCGACAGCCGCTGGCGCATGCCCTGCGAGTACTGGCCGACGTAGCGGTCGAGGTCGGGGTCGAGGCCGACGGTGCGGATGGCCTCACGCAGCTTCACTTCGTCCGCCGGCCCATACAGGCCGGCGAAGTAGCGCAGGTTCTCGAGGCCGCTCATCTCGTCGTAGAGCAACGGCGCGTGCGCCATGTATCCGACATCGGCCAGTACCGATCGCAGATCTGAAGAGCCGAGCATGGTGACCGTCCCGCTGGTCGGGCGCGCCAGCCCGCTGATGACGCGCAGCAGGGTGCTCTTCCCCGCCCCGTTGTCGCCGAAGATGGCGTACAGGCGGCTGGCATCGAAGGTGGCGCTCACCTCGCGCAGCGCCGCAAATCGTTCAAATACCTTGGTGACTTTATCGAGAACGATGCGCGGAATGGCGCCGGTGACCAGCTCGTGCCTCGGAGCTTAAGGTGTGGCCCGGTTGCCCTCGGCCGGGCGGGTGTCCTGGGTGGTGTTGATGGGCGCGGTGTTGCCCGCGGGGGCCGTCTGGCCGTCCTTCTTGGGCGTGTATTTCGAGGCGCATTTGGCCTGGAGCATCTTGGCGTGGAAAACGCCGTCGTGGCCGAAGGTGCCCTCAGCCAGCGCCTGGGAATTGTCCACGAACGTGTCGGGCGGGGCTTCGGTGCCGGTGTACTCGACCGCCAGAAGTTTCCCCTCTTCCTCGAGGCTGAACTCGACGTGCGTGCCGCGGCGCTTGATGGAGCCGGGCGCGACGTTGCCGGCAACACGCAGCCGCTTCTTGTAGGCGTCGTCACCCATCTTGTTCAGTTCTTTGATGGTGACGTAGTAGCTCTTGCTCTGCTGCACTCCGGTAAAGGCGAGATACGCGAGCGCTACCACGATGACGCCGATCGCTGCGCCGAACTTCACGAATTTGTTGCTGGAACTCCCCATATCCTCGTTCAACTGTACGTTTCGCAACCCCGCAGGGTCAAGGCGCACGCCCTGCCACCCGCCCGACGTGGGCACATCCGTCCACTGTGATGCGCGACGCTCCCACTCCCGTTAGAGCCGGAAAGGGTTCCGTCCGAAGCAGGCT
The window above is part of the Terriglobia bacterium genome. Proteins encoded here:
- a CDS encoding ABC transporter ATP-binding protein, whose product is MVTGAIPRIVLDKVTKVFERFAALREVSATFDASRLYAIFGDNGAGKSTLLRVISGLARPTSGTVTMLGSSDLRSVLADVGYMAHAPLLYDEMSGLENLRYFAGLYGPADEVKLREAIRTVGLDPDLDRYVGQYSQGMRQRLSLARATLNDPKVLLLDEPFSNLDPQSSKAMARLLGQMRDSGKTVLVVTHQAVHVADIADESVWMSAGKIAAREPGIRAAEAVAQS
- a CDS encoding cytochrome c maturation protein CcmE — translated: MGSSSNKFVKFGAAIGVIVVALAYLAFTGVQQSKSYYVTIKELNKMGDDAYKKRLRVAGNVAPGSIKRRGTHVEFSLEEEGKLLAVEYTGTEAPPDTFVDNSQALAEGTFGHDGVFHAKMLQAKCASKYTPKKDGQTAPAGNTAPINTTQDTRPAEGNRATP